CTGTGActcatttcctcacctgtacGGTGGGGGTTATGGCCACACCTACTTTTTACAGGGTTTTGGGAGGGGTAAATAAGTGCATGCATGGGAAGTTTGGAAGAGCGCCTGCCTCAGGAGGCAGGAATGGGGGTCCACCCCTGTGACCTCTCTCTCCAGCACTCTCACCCATTCAGCTGTTGCTGGTCCTAACCTCATGGTAAGGTTAGGACAAATAACCATGGCAAGGAAGGTCCCACCTGCCTGGCCTGCGCTTATTTTGGCACTCTATCTGTGCCATTTGGTCTGTGGGCatcttctgttcttttcttttccccccacTGTACTGCAGAGAGAGAGGAACATGGGTGGGTTCTGAGGCCACAGATTTGAATGCCAGCACTGTCGCTTACTAGCTGCGTGACTGCGTGAGCTTGGGCAAGTTTCTCACCCTCTACCCTCTGGATCCCTCATCTGTACCTGAGACTCCACTGCTGTCCAGGGCTGCCGTGCCAACCCCTGAGATCTGCCCCCGCTCACTGGTGTCCCCTTTCCTCCTTgctccccacacccacccaccccctcgCCCCTCCTGTCTCTCTGCCCAACAGACACTGGCTGTCCTCTGCCTACACGCAGTTTGCTGTACCCTACTTCATCTACGACATCTACGCCATGTTTCTCTGCCACTGGCACAAGCACCAGGTCAAAGGGCATGGAGGGGATGACGGAGTGGCCAGAGCCCCGGGCAGCACGTGGGCCATAGCACGTGGCTACCTGCACAAGGAGTTCCTCATGGTGCTCCACCATGCCGCCATGGTGCTGGTGTGCTTCCCGCTGTCGGTGGTGAGTCCCGGGGAGCTGGGCGGGTGGGGTGTGGCTGGCCTGCGCCTTGGTCCCACTGGTGCTGGCAGGAACCCGGGAAGCCCTGGGTCTGGGTACTGGCAGCCAAGCAGACCCAGCACGTTTCCAGGGAAAGCTGTGGACAGGCGGGGTTCACTGAGCACCAGCCCAGGGGCACCAGGGTGTGGGGGCAGCCTGGCCCCGGGCTGGACAATGCCCAGCTGCAGCACTTTGGATCTGTGGTTgcacatctctgagcctcagtttcctcacctgttacATAAGGAACACAGTCTTTCTGCAGGACTGTGAGAGGGATGCAGCCAAGTCATGCACCTGCTCCTGCACCCAGgtgttctttcccttttttctctttccaagacggagtctctctgtgtcactcaggctggagtgcagtggtgtgatctcggctcactgcaacctccgcctcctgagttcaagtgattctcccacctcagcctccccagtagcggggattacaggtgcccgccaacatgcctggctaaattttttggtatttttagtagagacggggtttcaccatgttggtcaggctggtctcaaactcctcacctcgtgatccacctacctcggcctcccgaagtgctgggattacaggcgtgattctGTAATCACGCCTCTGATTTTGACATTCAGAGTCAAGCATCTCCAAAAGTGacagaggggaaagaggaagggtaGGGGCTGCCTAAGAACCCAGGGGGAGCCCCAGCTCCTCACCTTCCTGCCTGTGTGCTCAGGTGTGGCGACAGGGGAAGGGAGACTTCTTTCTGGGTTGCATGTTGATGGCAGAGGTCAGCACACCCTTCGTCTGCCTTGGCAAGATCCTCATCCAGGTGAGTGAGCACGGGAGGGTGCGGGAGCCCGATGCGGGGGGGCATGGAGGGACCTTCAGGGTTGCTGCCAAGGGCTCTAGCCCCTTCGTCATTCCCCCCCTCACCCCTTGCCTTTTGAGCTCGTGCTTGTGTCCTGGCAAAGTGTCCAGTCTGGGAGGAGCTGCCTGCTAGGgttgcagggaggcagggagagggccAAGGGGGGCCGAGCCCTTCTGCCGCGGCGGCCACGGTGTCCGTGTTCCCTCAGTACAAGCAGCAGCACACGCTGCTGCACAAGGTGAACGGGGCCCTGATGCTGCTCAGCTTCCTGTGCTGCCGGGTGCTGCTCTTCCCCTACCTGTACTGGGCCTACGGGCGCCACGCTGGCCTGCCTCTGCTGGCCGTGCCCCTGGCCATCCCCGCCCACGTCAACCTGGGCGCTGCGCTGCTCCTGGCCCCTCAGCTCTACTGGTTCTTCCTCATCTGCCGCGGGGCCTGCCGCCTCTTCTGGCCCCGTTCCCGGCCACCCCCGGCCTGCCAGGCCCAGGACTGAGGCCGGGGGCCAggaccctccccctccccacccccacccccttggAGACAGGGCTCTGGGGCTgatggctgggggtgggagccAGGGTCCTCTTGCCCGGACAACCCCAGGACTGACGATGACCCTGAAAGGGAAGAGGACCCATACCTCGGGGACTGagtgaggggagagagggaaccTCTTCTCCTTACTGTGCCCCCTTCCTGCACACCCCTGCgcgggaggaggggagggggcacCACCTCCCACCCACTGAGGGCAGGAGGGCTTGTGGGGAGGGAGACCGACAGGGTTTCAAGGGGACCAGGAGTCAGAATGTGGGGAGGTGCCTCTGCCAAGGCCATCCCAGCCCCTCTGCTGCCACCCCCTCAGGGCTCCCCATCACCCGAGAGGAGAGGACGTCCCAACTAACCCGGCTGGCCCTCGGGCCTCCCGAGCGGCCGGCTGCAACCACGGCTCCTCTCCAGGGTAGGCCAGCTTgagaaatcttatttattttatttatttacccaaATTTGAACTAGTCTGTTGGGTTGAGGGGTTGAGGGAGAGAGGTGGCTGCTACCCCCAAGCCTTCCCAGTGCTGACAACCCCGGGGGCAGGCGAGGGCGCCCAGTCCCTCACCATCGGCTGCACATCGCGCCCTCGGGCCCTGCCATGTCCCTGGTGCTACTGACCTCTCAAGGCTTCCTCCAATCTGGGGTCGGGGGACCCTGGGAGGTGCTTTACAGACCGCTAATAAAAGACGATCTGCGTGAACGCCACCAAGGCCCTCACCATCAAGTTCTTTGGGGCTGGGAaggggggaggtggggggcttGGGCTGTGGGAAACGCACAGGGAGCGGGATCCCCAGCTCCCCGCTGGGCAGTCAGGGAGGAGAAAAGTGGGGAACTTTTGCTCATCGACAGGAGAGGAGGTGGGTGTGGGTGCTCAGGTTGAGTCCGGGGCCCCTGTCCGGCTCTTTAGGCCCCTTTCTGGAAGTTTCTGTGGGGCATGGAGATCAGAGGGGAGAGGTCACACCCTGCCCCACTAGAACTGGGCTCTTCAGCTGCTCCCAAGgaaggtggtggtgggtggggttGGAGGAAGGGGGCAGGCCTTACATGTGGGTGCAGaactggaaaaggagaaagaagaccaCCACCACCAGGAAGCCTACCAG
The genomic region above belongs to Chlorocebus sabaeus isolate Y175 chromosome 5, mChlSab1.0.hap1, whole genome shotgun sequence and contains:
- the TLCD3B gene encoding ceramide synthase isoform X1, yielding MLTPMVAGGVVFPGLFLLSKNTLQRLPQLRWEEADAVIVSARLVSSVQAIMASTAGYIVSTSCKHIIDDQHWLSSAYTQFAVPYFIYDIYAMFLCHWHKHQVKGHGGDDGVARAPGSTWAIARGYLHKEFLMVLHHAAMVLVCFPLSVVWRQGKGDFFLGCMLMAEVSTPFVCLGKILIQYKQQHTLLHKVNGALMLLSFLCCRVLLFPYLYWAYGRHAGLPLLAVPLAIPAHVNLGAALLLAPQLYWFFLICRGACRLFWPRSRPPPACQAQD
- the TLCD3B gene encoding ceramide synthase isoform X2, with the protein product MASTAGYIVSTSCKHIIDDQHWLSSAYTQFAVPYFIYDIYAMFLCHWHKHQVKGHGGDDGVARAPGSTWAIARGYLHKEFLMVLHHAAMVLVCFPLSVVWRQGKGDFFLGCMLMAEVSTPFVCLGKILIQYKQQHTLLHKVNGALMLLSFLCCRVLLFPYLYWAYGRHAGLPLLAVPLAIPAHVNLGAALLLAPQLYWFFLICRGACRLFWPRSRPPPACQAQD